The DNA sequence AGTCGGGCCTGAAGATCGTGCTCTGCGACAAGGAGGTGCCGTGCGGCGCCGCCGCGCAGAAGGCCCTGGAGGCGAGCGACCTGAAGCTCACGCCCGTCTCCTACGAGCAGGACGTCAAAGCCGCGCTGACGAAGGTCGAGCTGAAGGAGGCCGACGCGGCCGTCGTCTACAAGACGGATGTGCACGCGGCGGGTGACAAGGTGGAGGGCGTGGAGTTCCCCGAGTCCGACGACGCCATCAACGACTACCCGATCACCCTGCTCAAGGACGCGCAGAACGCCGAGGCCGCCAAGGCGTTCATCACGCTGGTGCAGTCCGCCGAGGGCCGGCAGGTCCTGACCGCGGCCGGGTTCCTCAAGCCGTGATCCCGAGCGACAAGGCCGGCGCCGCGACCGATTCCCTGAGGGGTGGGCCGCGGCGTCGCCGCATCCGTACGGGCGTGCCGCTTCCCCTGCTGCTCCCGGCCCTGATCGGCCTCGCGTTCCTGATCGTGCCGCTGATCGCCCTGCTCGTACGGACCCCGTGGCGCAGTCTGCCCGAGCAGCTGACCAGCGCCGAGGTGTGGCAGGCGCTCCAGCTGTCCCTGATCTGTGCCACGGCCGCCACCGCGGTGAGCCTGGTGATCGGCGTGCCGCTGGCCTGGCTGCTGGCCCGGGTCGAGTTCCCGGGCCGCGGCCTCGTACGGGCCCTGGTCACGCTGCCCCTCGTCCTGCCGCCGGTCGTCGGCGGTGTGGCGCTGCTCATGGCGCTCGGCCGCAACGGCATCGTGGGGCAGTGGCTGGACTCATGGTTCGGGATCACGCTTCCGTTCACGACGGCGGGTGTCGTGATCGCGGAGGCGTTCGTGGCGATGCCGTTCCTCGTCATCAGCGTCGAGGGCACCCTGCGGGCCGCCGATCCCCGCTACGAGGAGGCGGCCACCACCCTGGGTGCCTCCCGCTTCACCGCGTTCCGCCGGGTCACGCTGCCCCTCATCGCCCCCGGTATCGCGGCGGGCGCGGTCCTGGCCTGGGCCCGGGCACTCGGCGAGTTCGGCGCGACGATCACTTTCGCCGGCAACTTCCCTGGCCGCACCCAGACCATGCCCCTGGCCGTCTACCTGGCCCTCCAGAGCGACCCGGAGGCCGCGATCGCCCTCAGCCTGGTGCTGCTGGCCGTGTCGATCGCGGTGCTGGCGGGGTTGCGGGACCGATGGATGACAGCGGGATGAGCGGGGTTGCGCGACCGTGGGAGGCCGGACGGACCGTCCAGGCTTCCCGACCGCGGGGCGACGGTCCTGCCGCCCCTCTGCCGGGCCCGCGGACGACACCCCGACCACCGCCCTCCGCGACCCCAGAACGACAGCCCGACCCCCGGGCCCGCCCACCACAGCACGACAACCGGGCCACCCGCCCTGCTCGACCGCTGCACGACAGCCCGACCACCCGGCCTCTCCGACCGCCCGCCGACCCACCACCCCGCCCCACCCGACCGCCGGACCACCGCCGGACGACCCGCCCTCCGGGCCCCTCGACCCACCGCAGGATCGCCCGCCCACCGCTGGCCAGACCTGCCCGACTCTGAGATGA is a window from the Streptomyces sp. NBC_00299 genome containing:
- the modB gene encoding molybdate ABC transporter permease subunit; translated protein: MIPSDKAGAATDSLRGGPRRRRIRTGVPLPLLLPALIGLAFLIVPLIALLVRTPWRSLPEQLTSAEVWQALQLSLICATAATAVSLVIGVPLAWLLARVEFPGRGLVRALVTLPLVLPPVVGGVALLMALGRNGIVGQWLDSWFGITLPFTTAGVVIAEAFVAMPFLVISVEGTLRAADPRYEEAATTLGASRFTAFRRVTLPLIAPGIAAGAVLAWARALGEFGATITFAGNFPGRTQTMPLAVYLALQSDPEAAIALSLVLLAVSIAVLAGLRDRWMTAG